CATCCCAGTTTTTCTTCCTTTAAAATTCCTCAGAGAACGAACCACCTCTTAAGCAATGACAATATTATCTGAAATGCTTCCACCCATCATGAAACTAGCTTGATTTTGTTGAGTAAGTCTCGACATTAACAGTCTCATCCTGTTGACAATTGACTTGGTAATTATCTTATATAAAACCGTACAAAGGCTGATTGGGCGAAATTGAGTGATTCTTTCTGGACTATCAACCTTTGGGATAAGAACAAGGAGAGTTTTATTAATCCTATGGTCCATTGGATAACCTCTGAACACCTGTCGTACCATCGAAAAAACTGAAGAACCAACAATATCCGATTGAGGTTGATAAAACCTAGCATGAAAACCATCAACTCCAGGAGATTTAAGCGGGGCCATACCAAAAACAGCAGTACGGATTTCTAAATCTGTATCTCCATATCAAGACTACCTTTTTCAACTAGAGATAAAACCTGGAATTTACCTCTGCAAGGCAAAAAACCATCAACTGAATAATCCATGGCAAACAGATTCTTATAAAAACCCACAACATGTTGTTTCAGTAAAACAAGATCAAAACACCAATCAGTCCCATCCACCTTAAGACCCTCAATTTTGTTCCTTCGACGTCTAGCTAGTGTCCTTCCATGGAAGTATTTGGTATTTCTATCACCATTTAAAAGCCAAACTGACCAGGATTTTTGAAACCATAAGAGCTTCTCATGCTTCAAAACCTCCTCTAAAGCTTGTCTCAATTCTATTGCCCGACTGCGAAATCTCCTATTCAGCCTTAACTCCATTAGTCTCTGTACAATCTTTAGCTCGTGAATCAATTGCTTCTTCCGACTAAAGATGTTCAGGTAGACATGATTGTTCCAGTTTTGGACCTTAACTCGAAAATTCTCCATCATATTCACCACGGACTCTTCAGAATTCCAGTTAGAACTAGCCAACATTCTAAACTCAGAGTGAAGCATCCAACTGTCAAGACACCGGAAAGGTCTTGTCCCCTCCACCTGGCGAGGTTTAAGGGACACAAAAATTGGACGATGATTAGATTTTAGTCGGTGTAGATTCCGAACCAAGCATTCAGGCGCAAAAATATCAAAACTAGAATTCTCTATAGCCTGGTCCAAATGTTGAGATAACCCTCCTCTACTCCAAGTAAAACGAGACCCACAATAACCCAGATCCCGAAGTTCATAATTGAACAGAAAATCCTGAGAAAAAAAAGCACATCTATTTCTAGATGTAGCCGAGCCACCTCTCCTTTCTGACACATCCAAAAGCGAATTAAAGTCACCAGCAATGAGCCAAGGTTCATCACACGAATCAACTACCGAGTTCAAATGATCCCACAACATACGCCTATTACTCCTTTGGGGACTAGCATAAATTGTCAAACAATAGAATCTCCACGAATACTGGCTAGAGCCAATCCACATGTGAATGACCTGGGAATTTAatcccaaaattttaacatgaacaTTATCATTCCAGAGAATCCAAATACCACTCAAGAATCCATTCGTCTCAATTCTACAAGAGTTCAGATACCCCAATTTGCTAATAACTCCATCAACATGACAACCATTTATCTGTCTCAAATAAACAAAAGATATTAGGCTCAAACTCATGTCTATATTCATAAATAAATTTGTGGAAACAGGGATGACCCGCTCCCTAACAATtccaaaaaattaaattcaaatccataaaaaaataAATGATGAGAACAAGCATCAGTCATAAAACACAGCACTAGCAGCTTACCCCAACTTCATGATCAGGCACCGCTACCGAACTCGTACTCTCTGTCAAGGAAGCATTCTCCACATTCGACTACTCTAGAGCCTGATGTAAATTACCCACAATACCATTCATGGCTTCCGATAAATCCATCGAAGATTGCCCAATATGGCCGAATTTACCATCAGGTGGTTTCCTTATATTAATACTATCAGCAAGAATCATATTAGATCCTTCTCCCAAGGTTTCTTTCCCGGTAGCTCCAAATTTAAACAGATTATTCTCCTTCCCAGTCCATGTACCATGCGCCTCTATCTCTATCGCTCGAAAGGTCGTATACTTTAATTTATCCAAACTGGGCTTAAGAGGGACACTCTTGAAGTTTTCTTAACCCAAGACTTCATCATTACTCACACGGCCCAGCAGAATATATTACCAGACCCATTAAAATTTTTTCTTACATTCTTTTGGTAATGCGACATTTTAACAAATTTGCCCCAACTTTTAATGTTGAATTCATTTTAAAAACTATGGATCAGATTTTCCAATtccttaatatatttttaataatatttcaattatatttatatatatttatgactTAACCCACAAATTAGTATCTAAACTATACTCTTTTTTCCTATCTCCTAAACCTTTTTTAGTTACAAGTGGTATCTGAAATTTATTTTCCTCAAGTTAGATACCTCCATTAGTCCAACCATtagccaaatttaaaaaaaaaaattcagaaagCTTAACCTACAAATTGACATCTAAActgtgctcttttttttttttttttttttcattttggtacCTACATATTTTTTTGATCAGTACTTAAACTATTTTTTCACCAAATTGGTATCTCGtattaatttaaccattaaatttaaaaaaaataaaaataaaatgaccatgtgaaaaaagaacaaaaagtATGAttttcattaatatatatattttctgtaTATTTTCTTTCGTTCTTCCTACTCTCACATTAGGTTTTTTTCTACAATTGTGAGCATTATAGGCTTCATGGCTTtgatcaaagttttcaaatttaaGCCAATGATCGACCGATCATGCTCCAATTTTTAATTTGACTGGTTCAATCAAATaagttattaaaaaattataaaaatcataacaaactaaaaatatatttcaaaaaataaagaaTCGGTTCATCAAAATTTTTAGCTTAGTTCAACCAATCTAAATCTATATCAATTCGTAGGTCAATCAGTTCAACCCTTGTCTCTGAACTGATACTCCGACTAGTTTGATCCAGTTCTGGTCGATGAAAGAATTTTTTTATCCCATCAGGATGAGCAAGCAAGAGGTAAAGTTCAAAAATAGAATTAATCATTAACGTCTCAACTTCGCAAGGGCAAATTTCAAGTATGGTTGGCATTGCCAAACATtataaaggaagaagaaaaattataaaaaaaaaaagtgaaacaattttagaaattataTGATGTGGCAATCTAATATTGGCTACAATATCTTAACGGATATAATATTTTAGTGTAAAATGAGAATGAAAGAATAGTTTAAATAACTAAcgacaaaaaaaaaaacctatatgCCAACTTGAGGGGAAAAAAGGTGTAATTTAAgtattaattttgaattaattcttgttttgaagaAAACAAGAAACTTCATAGTAACCAAAGGAGGTACCAAAAATAGTTTAACACTgcttgtaaaataaaaataaaaataaaaaaaagttttacGTACCAAGATAAAAAAAAGGTATAGTTAAGGTACAAATTTAAGTTAAccctatatttattattataatatgaagaaatttATTATTTAGTCTATTATATAAATTTTGcccaaaatattatttaaataaaatttatcattCTTTTATATcattttagttaaaataaaaatgtattttctcttttcctcactCTGATTAAAAGAAAAGCCCTAACTATTTATAACTTtccaattttaatttatttatttaagaaaagggatataaaattaatttattacagAAATACATccatttacaaaaataaataaaatactaaaatttcagcctttatgtattaaataataataataataataataacaacaacttTTATAAGGATCATTTAGTAAAATGTACTTTCTAATAATTTTAGGTTCCGTCATCTAAACAGCAAAAGTTTATATTCTAACCAAATGAACTAAACATTATAATGTAACATATCCAGTAAGGTGCCAAGTAATTTTAGATTCCGTAAATCAAACACCTCATAATTGTTAAAGTTATTACTTTctgctttcaaaaaaaaaaaaaagttatttagTATTCATCAGCCTGGCATATTTATGCATAAAACAATTAACTACTTGATCAAAGATGTCAATTATTAATGGTAGCAAGCAGTTTGAAGAACCACGCAAAACAAGGCAAGTTGTGGCAATATATGTAGAAAACACAAGTTATTTCATGTGAAATTCAACTAAAGGTCTCCCATAAAAGCAAGGAAATAATACATTTTATATATGAGGACGATTATTCATTAATATGTTATCTACATTTTACTTGGTAGAGGTAGATACATAGTATGACGACCTTGAGCTATAATTTTACCAGTACTTTTCTTCCTAAACTCAGCACTGAGGACAGCAACAGCCTTCCCAACATGTAAAGCCTTCGCTTCTATCTCAATATCCTCCTACATAGCAATAACATTACGCAAATTCATAAATGGCTTATGTATTATTTCACACAAGCTTGCTGGAAAAAAACACCACCAccacaacaacaataataattatACAAATGTAATACAATGTTCTAGGGTTGATGGCCAATTGTCATAAACCTTCACCATCTTCAATTTAATAACTTGAGAGCAAAACCAATAAATTTAGAAGTGATATGCCAAAAAGAAAGGCTATATCTTAGAAAAAAGTGAGTGCATAAAGAAAAGGTAGCTAAATCGGTTACATCTTAGAAATAAGTGTATGCATAAAGAAAAGGTGGCTAAATTGGTATTTCTCTGCCATGTTCTGGACAGTGAAGTGCAAGGGACAGAAAGCAGATCACAACAATAAATTTCAGTTCATTTTTCAAGAGAGAAATATAGTTTAGATGCTAAGTAAAGTTGAAAAAGAAACAATGCATAGTTTAAATGCTAAGTAGAGTTGGAAAGAACGAATACAACTCTTATGCTGATGAATTTCATAAACACTTTGGCCATCAtagtaagaaaagaaaagaaatgtctACACAAATTACGATTCTAAGAAGAAATCCTTCCTGGTGAAAACATTTTGCTCATAAGGAGAGCCACTCCAGGGAACTAAAAGGGCTGTCTTTTGATATCCTAGATTGCACTTTGTGCCACATTACAATTAAGAAACGTGCAGCAATCTTGACAGCCAACAATTAATGGTCAAGGCTTTGCAAAAGGTATAACAGCATTATTAAGTATTAAAGGAAAGAGTCCTCTAGTGTTAGAAATACCGAAAACTTAAAAGAAATTAAGCAATGATCTGAATTTTATTCAATAGAAGACTTCCTTTTCTGTTTACATCAGTTGCTATTTATATAGCTTGAGTAATGAATCTCAACTAAGCTAAATTCTTGAACTAACTGCTACTAACAACCATTATTATGCTACTAACGACCTATTAGTTATCTTAACAAGAATTTACCCAACTATTAGCATTTTAGCATGTGAGTCGTATGCTAATATTCTCCctgctttcctttttttttttttctaatatctAGTTGCTCTCCTCCAACCCTGTCAACACTTCAATAAactttttccccgaaactagatcATTGGAGGGCACACTAAAACAACTCCAGGGCCCGTTTGTGTTTCTTTGTCCTGAAGTCTCTCTTCTCACATCAAGTTTAAATATATCAAGTTCACTCCTCaatgataacaacataaaatgattttaattagGATATAATACTAGAGAAATTCACATATATTTTATTTCCAATAGCTAGTTTGTTTATCCAAGAATGTCTACTATGCAACTGACTGAAACCCAACAAGTGGTGAACATTGCAAAATACTGAACAAATTAAGGGGAAATTTGGAGCAGAAACTAAAAACTTTCAAGCGTAGTGTTAACAAAAACCAGTACCCTATCAAAAAAGACGTGTAGCAGCAATTAGCAACGGTATGAGACTTCAAAAATGTTGCAAAACTGGTCAAGATTCATGCCTATCTATGCACATAGAAGAAACTGCTCAAGCAAAATTTATTTTCACAGTAAAACATGAAAGTAcctcttcctttttctttttttttctttttcattattgtCACATTGTTACTATAAAATAAAAGCAGGAGCAATACTCACATCAGCATGAGCAGCATCCATGAAAGAAATATTGATCTCAACTGAAGTTCCAACGAAGGTACCTCCAGCAGTGTATATTGCTGCGGAGGAAACCAAGTCTACAAATGTCGCTACGGCTCCACTATGCAAGTAATTTCCCTCGTTCTTTGCACAAATATATTATAATCAGTAATCTAGAACATGAAAGGAAGGAATATCCATGGTTCTATTAATTTGCTTTCTAGAAATCTTAACCTAAATGGATGATTCATAAATAAGATCAGTGAATTACCAACAGACGAGGGGTGACCTTAAAAGAGCAAACGACGCGATTGGTTTCGATGAGTTCAACGCGGAGACCATGCATAATTAGGCGTTCGAAAAATCTCAAAGGCAGCTTATCTCCATCGATGGTGGCTGAGCTCTCCAAGTATCTCTTCACTTTTTCCACCTCCATCCCCTTCAGCTGTTTAGAATTTCATCCAATCAGCTCAGTCGTCACTCCACAAGACTAATTTTCTtcactcaatttcttttcttcttcttcttttatttctcaaGGAGCTTTTCCGGccgaaaacaaacaaacaaaggaCTGCAGCTAACATGACAGCCCTGTTCGTTTCCATGGATGACAGATCCACTTCGAGccacaaaaaataaattttgttgCGAATACCAAAACTAGACTTAGCCTTAGTTTGGATGCGCCTTATGTTACTCTAGAGATGAGTTTGGATAGGCCATAAGTGTTTAGATTCAACCAcagttataataaaataaatatttatatttatttatataatataacataaaataaaattttaaaagatatattttaaataaatttatacatttttaaataaatttattcttttaatcaatagtatattttattaaaaggCACAATTTTTATATTTGTTATTTACTCTTTTTAATTACacattgttttattttattttttcgcaTTTTCACCTAGATCACTTTATAAATGTGCAAAATATGTTTTTTTTcattgttttgattttttttttcaattcacagTTATTTTCTTAGTGTTCTACTGAAGATAATCAAAATATGAAGTATTAAAACATATTGTTATTGctcaatattttttaatttttaattttattaatattttaatttaatttaattaagttaataaatgattttaaattcTATTAAGATAGTATTTTaggataatatattttaatttattttctctaCTTTTatctattaataattttaaatgaaataaatgttccattttataattttaaaattataaaagatattgattttcatttatttaaaccTATTTTTATTAAGGTTTTATTTTAAATGgcttttaacttttaattatttatactttttttaaaatctcatttatataattttaattatcattaaatagtgtaaaattttaaaattacaaacatggaattaaaaataattttgttgatatataattttttattaatataaatatatacacatatctaaTAAATTTTTTAACACTTTTCTTTTACACTTGTATATTTTTAcacagaaaaaaaattgttctgtGACATGAGTTcagtatttaatttatttttcttttaactttaaattattttgatcATTAAGATAATATGaaagtttaaaattaatataattttaaaagtttaaatgaaaaatttaaaatttaaaatattttaatttgaatttgaattttaaattaaatttattttaattatttcacaATCGTACCTGTTTCTTctattttgattaaataataatttattattaaattttcttttttattattaaattatattttaaatattttattatacttaaattataatttaataatattcataatgtctttttattatattaagataatattttatatttatttaaaaatattttaattaacttattttatatattaaataaataaaactgcatgagtaaaatttaatatataatattttaaaattttaaacacaatCTAGATGCAAAAACAAGTTTTTAATATACTTCTTAATCAttcattaaacatacatttcacggTCATGAATTCCATTCGGATAATCCACACCAAACATTAATGGATTAGCCTTTTCTAAGCCCATGTTAGCAAAATAGTGGGCAA
This window of the Gossypium arboreum isolate Shixiya-1 chromosome 12, ASM2569848v2, whole genome shotgun sequence genome carries:
- the LOC108476982 gene encoding uncharacterized protein LOC108476982 isoform X1; translation: MEVEKVKRYLESSATIDGDKLPLRFFERLIMHGLRVELIETNRVVCSFKVTPRLLNEGNYLHSGAVATFVDLVSSAAIYTAGGTFVGTSVEINISFMDAAHADEDIEIEAKALHVGKAVAVLSAEFRKKSTGKIIAQGRHTMYLPLPSKM
- the LOC128285181 gene encoding uncharacterized protein LOC128285181 encodes the protein MWIGSSQYSWRFYCLTIYASPQRSNRRMLWDHLNSVVDSCDEPWLIAGDFNSLLDVSERRGGSATSRNRCAFFSQDFLFNYELRDLGYCGSRFTWSRGGLSQHLDQAIENSSFDIFAPECLVRNLHRLKSNHRPIFVSLKPRQVEGTRPFRCLDSWMLHSEFRMLASSNWNSEESVVNMMENFRVKVQNWNNHVYLNIFSRKKQLIHELKIVQRLMELRLNRRFRSRAIELRQALEEVLKHEKLLWFQKSWSVWLLNGDRNTKYFHGRTLARRRRNKIEGLKVDGTDWCFDLVLLKQHVVGFYKNLFAMDYSVDGFLPCRGKFQVLSLVEKGSLDMEIQI
- the LOC108476982 gene encoding uncharacterized protein LOC108476982 isoform X2, translating into MEVEKVKRYLESSATIDGDKLPLRFFERLIMHGLRVELIETNRVVCSFKNEGNYLHSGAVATFVDLVSSAAIYTAGGTFVGTSVEINISFMDAAHADEDIEIEAKALHVGKAVAVLSAEFRKKSTGKIIAQGRHTMYLPLPSKM